Below is a genomic region from Methylobacterium sp. FF17.
GAGACGACAGATCTCAAGGCAAAGGTCGCGCATGTCGCTGCGCAGATCAACTGGAACCCTACCATTCTTGAGGCTTTGGCCGCGTTGGATCGGCGGTCGCCCCTATCCCATTGCATCTCAGTGCATGTCAGGCGAGGCGACATCCTGGACATGCTCCTGCATTCGAACCTGGACATCCTCGCCGATGGGCTGATGATCCAGATTCTTCAGCGGTTCATGCCCCTTCGGGGGTACTTCCATGCGGTCGATCAGCATCGCAGCGGCAGCATCATCGTCTGCACCGAGGACCAAAGCGTCGTGGCACAGTTCCGCGGCCGGTACGGGACCGAACGCATCGTGTCCTGCTCCGACCTGCCGTTGAGCGAAAACCAGCGTGCTGCGATGGATCTTCTCCTGCTGTCGCGATCGCAGCGGATCATCGCGCCGGTCGTCAGCTTCTTCTCGCAATGCGCCGCATCGATCGGAAACGTCCGCCTGGAGAATACGGCCTGGCATCTCGAAGAAACGACGGACGAGATCCGACAGCTTCTCGAGGAGACTGGTTGCGACCGTACGAAGCCGGTCATCGCCATCATGTATTCCGCGGCCTACCTCATCGCATTGCGCAACCATCTCGGTTCGGCGGAACGCTTCAAGACGCTCGGCCTGGACCTCGACCCCGAGACGTTCCATCGGGTTACGGCAAACAGCTGAACACTGGTCGGCCGGTCTGGGCCATGTCCAGGCGCGTTTCCGGCCCTAAGTGACCAACGACATCCACCTTCGCTGGAGCTCATGCCTCGATGACACCGACGCGACGCGCCTTCATCGCCGGGACCAGCCTCCTACCCCTCTCAGTACCGTTCCTCGAATGGGGCGCATCGCCCGCCCGCGCCGAGGCTGCGAGCCTGCTCCGGCGCCCCATCCCGTCATCCGGTGAAACCCTCCCCGTGATCGGGATCGGCACCTCCCGGCGCTACGAGGTCGAGCCGAGTGCCGCGGCGGTGGCGCCCCTGCGTGAGGCCGTACAGCGCTTCGTGGCGCTCGGCGGAACGGTCATCGATACCGCGCCGAGCTACGGCACCGCCGAGGACGTACTCGGCCTGATCCTCAATCAGGACGGACTGCGCGAGAAGGTGTTCCTTTGCAGCAAGGTCGGGACACCCGGCCGCGAAGGCGGGGCCGCGGAGATCGCACGCTCGTTCAAGCGCCTGAACACGCCGATGATCGATCTGGTCGCGGTCCACAACCTGATCGACCCGACCGCCAACCTCGCCACGCTCCGCGACCTGAAGGCAGAGAAGAAGATCCGCTACCTCGGCGTCACGGTCTGGCGCGACAGCCAGTTCGCCGATCTCGAAGCCCTGATGCGTCGTGAACCCCTGGATTTCATCCAGGTGAACTATGCCCTCGACGACCGCGCCGCCGCGACGCGCATCCTGCCGCTCGCCGCCGAGCGCGGCATGGCCGTGATGGTGAATGTGCCCTTCGGACGCGACCGCCTGTTCAAGGCCGTCCAGGGCCGGGAGCTTCCGCCCTGGACCGCGGAGTTCGATTGCGCCTCCTGGCCCCAATTCTTCCTGAAGTACGTTCTTGCGCACGAGGCGGTGACCTGCCCCATTCCCGGCATGGCCAAGGCCGCCTATGTCGAGGACAACCTGGGCGCCGCGCGGGGGCGGATGCCCGACGCGGGTCAACGCGCCCGGATGGAGGCTTTCGTCGATGCGCTCTGATCTCCTCTCGCGCCGCGCGCTCCTGGCGGCGACCGCCGCAGCAATCCTCATCCATCCCGCACGAGCCGAGACGCGGCCCATGCGCATTGGCATCATCGGTGCCGGCAACATCGGCGGTACGCTGGGCGGCCTCTGGGTCAAGGCGGGACACGAGGTGATGCTCTCGTCACGCCACCCCGAGGATCTCAAGGGGCTGGTCGACGGCCTCGGGCCGAAGGCACGCGCCGGGACGCCGAGCGAGGCGATCGCCTTTGGCGACGTCCTCCTCATCGCCGTCCCCTACAAGGCTTACCCACAACTCGCGCAGGATTACGCCAACGCCTGGAAGGGCAAGGTCGTCATCGACGCCGGGAACGCCACCCAGGCCCGCGACGGCGATGTCTACGGAGAGGTTCTGGCGAATGGGATCGCGGCGGTGTCCGCGAAGTACCTCGCCGGCGCCCGGGTGGTGCGGGCTTTCAATGCGGCGAACTACAAGCTCTTTGCCAGGAACGCCCATCGCGAGGGCGGCCGGATGGCCATTCCCATCGCGGGCGACGATGCCGATGCCTTGGCGAGCGCCGGTCAGCTCGTACGCGATGCCGGCTTCGATCCGGTGACGGTCGGTCCCCTCGCCAAGTCGGAGAGCTTCGCGATGGGGTCTCCGGGCTTTGGCCTCGACCTCACCGCGCCGGAGCTCAGTGCACGCCTCGGTGTCGCCCGTTGAACGCCAACGCCAGAGCACGTTCGTCCGGGTGGTTCGCCCGCCTCGTCGACGTCCGGCCCGGGGAGGCACCGGCGCTGGCGTGGTCGTGGGCCTACATCTTCTCGATTCTCGCCGCTTACTACGTGCTGCGGCCGATCCGCGACCAGATGGGCGTCGCGGGCGGCATCGAGAACCTGCCCTGGCTCTTCACCGGCACGCTCGTGGGGATGCTGGCCCTGAACGTGCCCTTCGGGTGGCTCGTCAAGACGCTGCCCCGGGCCCGGTTCGTCCCGCTGACCTACCGCTTCTTCGCCGCCAACATCCTGCTGTTTGCGGGCGCCCTTTACCTCGCGGGGCCGGACGGCGACGTCTGGATCGGGCGCGCCTTCTTCATCTGGCTGTCGATCTTCAACCTGTTCGTGGTCTCGGTCTTCTGGGCCACCATCGTGGACGTGTTCTCCGCCGATCAGGGCAAGCGCCTGTTCGGCTTCATCGCGGCGGGCGCGACCCTCGGCGCCATCGCCGGCTCGGCCACGACGGCGATCCTGGCGCGGGACGTGCCGACCTGGGCGCTCCTGCTCGGCGCGGCCCTGCTCCTCGAGGTGGCGGTGTTCAGCATGCGCGGCCTCGCGCGCCTGTCCGATCGGCTGAACCAGGCGCCGGTCGCGGGCGAGGCCGCATCCTCCGAGGCCATCGGTGGCAGCGCCATCGCAGGCATCACCCGGACGTTCCGGTCGCCCTACCTCCTCAATATCGGCCTGTTCCTGCTGCTGTTCTCGGTGACATCGACGTTCCTGTATTTCGAGCAGGCCGGCATCGCCAAGCGCAGCTTCCCCGATCGCGGCGCGCAGACGGCGTTCTTTGCGAGCGTCGACCTCCTCGTGAACCTGCTGACGCTCGGGATCCAGTTCTTCCTCACCGGCCGGATCGTTCGGCGCATCGGCGTCGGGCCGGCCCTGGCGCTGCTGCCGGCCGCCAGCGTCCTCGGCTTCGCGGCGCTTGCCGTCTCGCCCACCATCACCGCCATCGTGGTCTTTCAGGTTCTGCGCCGGGCGGGCAACTTCGCCATCGCGCGACCGATCCGCGAAGTGCTGTTCACCGTGGTCCCGCGGGAGGATCGCTACAAGGCCAAGAACTTCATCGACACCGTGGTCTATCGCGCGGGCGATCAGGTCGGGGCCTGGTCGTTTGCCGGCATCGCGGCCCTTGGCCTCGGCTCGACGGCGGTGGCCATCACCGCCGTTCCGCTTTCCGTCGTCTGGCTTCTGAACAGCCTCTGGCTCGGTCGCCGGCAGGAGGAGCGTGAGGCACGGGGGGAGGGGACCGCTCCTGAGACCCGCGCCGCCGCTCCGCTCTCCCGCCCCTGAGTCTGCAAGGCCAAGTTTGCACGGCCCACCGGCGATGCTAACAGCGCCCGCTCCCCGGCCATTCGTATTCGGTTTCACCCAGGACCGGGGACCAGGGTTTCCAGTTCCATGAATGAGATCGTGACGCGGAAGGTCATGTGGCGGCTGCTGCCGTTCCTGATGCTCTGCTACTTCGCCGCTTTCCTCGACCGCGTGAATGTCGGTTTCGC
It encodes:
- a CDS encoding O-fucosyltransferase family protein, whose protein sequence is MICSQRSDGLGTRILSAVYAQLLSRHIDVPLRVFWTPLGWPDPPHSPVLMHPRYVLELFASLHLFKDATKGPYADIVIHEEPVTTGLFSVFHNKDELFDLSESEVAQIARMGNGINYDFPIPLFQFMAETTDLKAKVAHVAAQINWNPTILEALAALDRRSPLSHCISVHVRRGDILDMLLHSNLDILADGLMIQILQRFMPLRGYFHAVDQHRSGSIIVCTEDQSVVAQFRGRYGTERIVSCSDLPLSENQRAAMDLLLLSRSQRIIAPVVSFFSQCAASIGNVRLENTAWHLEETTDEIRQLLEETGCDRTKPVIAIMYSAAYLIALRNHLGSAERFKTLGLDLDPETFHRVTANS
- a CDS encoding aldo/keto reductase, producing the protein MTPTRRAFIAGTSLLPLSVPFLEWGASPARAEAASLLRRPIPSSGETLPVIGIGTSRRYEVEPSAAAVAPLREAVQRFVALGGTVIDTAPSYGTAEDVLGLILNQDGLREKVFLCSKVGTPGREGGAAEIARSFKRLNTPMIDLVAVHNLIDPTANLATLRDLKAEKKIRYLGVTVWRDSQFADLEALMRREPLDFIQVNYALDDRAAATRILPLAAERGMAVMVNVPFGRDRLFKAVQGRELPPWTAEFDCASWPQFFLKYVLAHEAVTCPIPGMAKAAYVEDNLGAARGRMPDAGQRARMEAFVDAL
- a CDS encoding NADPH-dependent F420 reductase; its protein translation is MRSDLLSRRALLAATAAAILIHPARAETRPMRIGIIGAGNIGGTLGGLWVKAGHEVMLSSRHPEDLKGLVDGLGPKARAGTPSEAIAFGDVLLIAVPYKAYPQLAQDYANAWKGKVVIDAGNATQARDGDVYGEVLANGIAAVSAKYLAGARVVRAFNAANYKLFARNAHREGGRMAIPIAGDDADALASAGQLVRDAGFDPVTVGPLAKSESFAMGSPGFGLDLTAPELSARLGVAR
- a CDS encoding NTP/NDP exchange transporter — its product is MNANARARSSGWFARLVDVRPGEAPALAWSWAYIFSILAAYYVLRPIRDQMGVAGGIENLPWLFTGTLVGMLALNVPFGWLVKTLPRARFVPLTYRFFAANILLFAGALYLAGPDGDVWIGRAFFIWLSIFNLFVVSVFWATIVDVFSADQGKRLFGFIAAGATLGAIAGSATTAILARDVPTWALLLGAALLLEVAVFSMRGLARLSDRLNQAPVAGEAASSEAIGGSAIAGITRTFRSPYLLNIGLFLLLFSVTSTFLYFEQAGIAKRSFPDRGAQTAFFASVDLLVNLLTLGIQFFLTGRIVRRIGVGPALALLPAASVLGFAALAVSPTITAIVVFQVLRRAGNFAIARPIREVLFTVVPREDRYKAKNFIDTVVYRAGDQVGAWSFAGIAALGLGSTAVAITAVPLSVVWLLNSLWLGRRQEEREARGEGTAPETRAAAPLSRP